TCAGCGGGTGTAACCATGTTCCAGTTATGATCATCACACAGCATTCGTGAACATAGGTGTTTGCAGCAATTTGTAATTCCTGTTTGTCTGTTTTGTGGACGATGGATCTGGCGTTGGTGAGGAAGATGCTCGGTAACGGAAGTCTATGTGACTGTTTCTTTAGCCTGGCAAGTAGGCCCGCCCGGCATCCTCGCTTCTGCTtccatcagaatcagaatcacactttattcggcaagtatgttttgcaacatacgaggaatttcattggtcaggtcagtcatacaaataaaagcaacaaatcactcaaaaacacatttcagcatgaacatccaccacagtgactcctacacattcctcaccatgatggaaggtgaaataaagttcaagtccttccttttgttctttctcagtcgggggccttgagccctccgttgacgggatgatcttcacACGTagacggcggcgttcgggccctccgcatcgaggcatTCAGCTCTTGCATCGGGGGAATGTCAACTCCCCCTCACCAGGCAATCGAACCtcgcgttggggctggtcgaaccgtccacggcgttggagctccccacTATCCTCTCCCGagcgcgagcccttgatggtaagtccacggtggtcgcggagggagtgatcccaggcaagggatccgctccgatgttaagtccgcgccctgcggtggggctcatgaCAGTCCGAGGAAGCTTCCAGCTCAagagatggtaggccgcagagcccggagaatgtgatccgaaaattgatcacatctccgggaagagaggagcttgaaaaaaagtttcccccgatcccctcccctctccccccacataaagcatatcgaagaacattaaaacaaactttgaacgcactaaaaaataacaaaagaacgaaaaaatgaacagactgccggcagggctgccatatcCCCGGCGCCCTTGGTGAAAAtgaaatcagctgtttggcctgccctgtgcttgtaaGTGCAATgggaatggaagtgaaatgaaaatgcaatcagctgtttggtctgccctgtgcttgaaactgcaatggcaatggaagttaaatgaaaatccaatcagctgtttggcctgacctgtgcttgtaagtgcaatggcaatgggaacaaaatgaaaatgcaataagctATTTGGCCTGGCctgcgcttgaaactgcaatggcaatggaaatgaaatgaaaatgcaatgagctgtttggcctgccctgtgcttgaaactgcaatggcaatggaagtgaaatgaaaatgcaatcagctgtttggcctgccctgagcTTGAAACAGCAACggtaatggaaatggaaatgcaatcagctgttcggcctgccctgtgcttgaaactgcaatggcaatggaagtgaaatgaaaatgcaatcagatgtttggcctgccctttgcttgaaattgaaatggaaatggaaatggaaaagataatgcaatgagctgtttggcctgccctgagtttgaaattgaaatggaaatgagttgtttggcctgcctgaacctactaattttggcccacaaggcccctattagccgagaaactagTCCCTTTTGCCAAAAATGCCCATATTAAGTCCACGGTGGTCGCAgagggagtgatcccaggcaagggatccgctccgatgttaaatccgcgccctgcggtggggctcatggCAGTCCGAGGAAGCTTCCAGCTCAagagatggtaggccgcagagcccggagaatgtgatccgaaaattgataatATCTCCGGGAAAATAGGggtttgaaaaaagtttcccccgatcccctcccctctcctccccacataAAGCAtatcgaagaacattaaaacaaactttgaacgcactaaaaaataacaaaagaacgaaaaaatgaacagactgccggcagggctgccatatcaccggcgcccctggtgaaaatgaaatcagctgtttggcctgccctttgcttgaaactgcaatggcagtggaaatgaaatgaaaatgcaatgagtttttaagaaggaactgcagatgctggaaaatcgaaggtagacaaaagtgttggagaaactcagcgggtgcagcagcctgccctgtgtttgaaacagCAAtgccaatggaaatgaaatgagaatGCAATCAgctgcttggcctgccctgtgcttgaaactacaatggcaatggaaattaaatgaaaatccaatcagctgtttgggctgccctgtgcttgaaactgcaatggcaatgggaacgaagtgaaaatgcaataagCTATTTGGCCTGGCctgcgcttgaaactgcaatggcaatggaaatgaaatggaaatgcaatgagctgtttggcctgccctgtgcttgaaactgcaatggcaatggaagtgaaatgaaaatgcaatgatctgtttggcctgccctgagcttgaaactgcaacggcaatggaaatgaaaatgcaatcagctgttcggcctgccctgtgcttgaaactgcaatggcaatggaagtgaaatgaaaatgcaatcagatgtttggcctgccctttgcttgaaattgaaatggaaatggaaatggaaaagataatgcaatgagctgtttggcctgccctgagtttgaaattgaaatggaaatgagttgtttggcctgcctgaacctACTAATTTCGGcctacaaggcccctattagccgagaaactagtcccttttgtcaaaaatgcccgtattagcccaggaggaggttTTTCgcccaaaaggcctgtgccaGGGGAGGAAATGTCCTGCAAaaatgcctttcactgagatttcactcagactttttttttaaatagccccttcgacccatcagacctgtattagcccaggaggagtcccttcggcccatcagtatgtattccccctgcaagtattaaagctCACCCAAGTATTGTTCTCCctaccttcattggctccctgtgagatccaggccaggatagactttcctccttcattgcggtgatctgcagaaaaagatgcaaaatctctaaaattgattctccgccCCTCCGCCTTCTCTctcgcacagagactctcacctgttttcggcagaatttctggcagttactgagctgccagcccgccaagcctgagtgactgagctgccagctcaccaggcctgagtgactgagcttccagcccaccaggcctgagctgccatcccaccaggcctgagtgactgagctgccaacccaagaatccattcggcccacaatgtccataatagccctcttgaaacaatagacaataggtgcaggagtaggccatttggcccttcgagccagcaccgccattcaatgtgatcatcgctgatcatccccaatcagtaccccgttcctgccttcacctcatatcccctgactctgctatttttaagagccccatctagctctctcttgagagcatccagagaacctgcctccaccgccttctgaggcagagaattccacagataattttccaatgttctatagactcaggatcagatcacgagtccaccactctctgcgaggaaaagtgtttcctcatctccgttctaaatggcttactccttattcttaaacttggcagctggttctggactcccccaatgtcgtgaacacgtttcctgcctctagtgtgtccaagcccttaacaatcttatatgtttcaatgagataccctctcatccttctaaactccagagtgtacaagcccagctgctccattctctcgcatatgacagtccagccatccgggAATtacccttgtaaacctacgctgcacttcctcaatagcaagaatgtccttcctcaaattaggtgaccaaaactgcacacaatactccaggtgtggtctcactggggcactgtacaactgccgaaggacctcctatattcgattccactATTATAAaggcccaacatgccattcgctttcttcactgcctactgtacctgcaggcttactttcatagactgatgtacaaggacccccagatccgttgtacttccccttttcccaatttgacgccatttagatagtaatctgccttcctgtttttgctacctaagtggataacctcacatttatccgcattaaacttcatctgccatgcatctgcccactcccccaacctgtccaggtcatcctgcattctcatagcatcctcctcacagctcacattgccacccagctttgtgtcatctgcaaatttgctaatgttactttgaatcccttcatccaaatcattgatatatattgtacatagctgcggtcccagcaccgagtcttgcggtaccccaactagtcactgcctgccattctgaaagagacccgttaatccctactctttgttcctgtctgccaaccacttctctatccatgtcagcactctatcgccaataccatgtaccctaattttgcccactaatctcctatatgggaccttatcaaatgcgttctgaaagtccaggtacactacatccactggctctcccatgtccattttcctagttacatcttcaaaaaattccagaagattagtcaagcatgatttccccttcgtaaatccatgctgactcggaacgATCctgtactgctatccaaatgtgcggctatctcatctttatgATTGGACTCCAGcatgcttccccaccaccgatgtcaagctaactggtcaagaattccccgtttttctctcccgcctttcttaaaaagtgggataacattagctatcctccaatccacagcaactgatcctgagtctatagaacattggaaaattatcaccaatgcatccatgattctagagccacttccttaagtaccctgggatgcagaccatcaggccctggggatttatcagccttcagtcccatcagtctatccaactacatttcctgcctaatgtggatttccttcagttcctctgtcaccccagatcctctggcactactatatcaggaagattgtttgtgtcctccttagtgaagacagatccaaagtacctgtcaactcatctgccatttccttgttccccataataaatcacctttttcggtcttcaagggtccaactttggtcttaactatttttttcctcttcacatacacaaagaagcttttactatcctgcttataTTCTTGGctcgcttaccttcgtacctcatcttttctccctataTTGTCttattggttatcttctgttgttccttaaacattacccaacccacttgcttcccgctcatctttgctacgttgtacttcttcgtttataccagtcccttcggcccacaacacccatactagcgctccagaaagcccccacccaCCCCGCTGGCCACCATNNNNNNNNNNNNNNNNNNNNNNNNNNNNNNNNNNNNNNNNNNNNNNNNNNNNNNNNNNNNNNNNNNNNNNNNNNNNNNNNNNNNNNNNNNNNNNNNNNNNNNNNNNNNNNNNNNNNNNNNNNNNNNNNNNNNNNNNNNNNNNNNNNNNNNNNNNNNNNNNNNNNNNNNNNNNNNNNNNNNNNNNNNNNNNNNNNNNNNNNNNNNNNNNNNNNNNNNNNNNNNNNNNNNNNNNNNNNNNNNNNNNNNNNNNNNNNNNNNNNNNNNNNNNNNNNNNNNNNNNNNNNNNNNNNNNNNNNNNNNNNNNNNNNNNNNNNNNNNNNNNNNNNNNNNNNNNNNNNNNNNNNNNNNNNNNNNNNNNNNNNNNNNNNNNNNNNNNNNNNNNNNNNNNNNNNNNNNNNNNNNNNNNNNNNNNNNNNNNNNNNNNNNNNNNNNNNNNNNNNNNNNNNNNNNNNNNNNNNNNNNNNNNNNNNNNNNNNNNNNNNNNNNNNNNNNNNNNNNNNCTCTcccgccagtggaaacatcctttccacatccactctatttctgcctttcacaattctgtaagTTCCAATGTCCCCCACCCTCAAtgttcaaaactccagcgaggggaggcccagtgctgtcaaacgctcatcatatgctaacccactcattcctgagatcaatcttgtaaacctcctctgactctctccagagccagcacatccttcctcagatatggggccaaatttgctcacattttccaaatgcagcctgaccagtgccttatagagactcagcattacagctctgtttttgtattccagtcctcttgatatcaatgctaacattgaatttgccttcattAGTACAAATTAACTTTGTGtgaattctgcaccagcactcccaagtccctttccacgtccgatttctggattctctcttcatttagaaaataatcttatcctttattcttattaccaaaatacttgactctgcactttgctacattatattccatctgccacttctctgcccactctcccaacatgtccaagtctttctccagagtccttgcttcctctacactgctgGGCTCCACTTATCTtggcatcatctgcaaatttggccacaaagccttcaatccccttatccataTCATTAATAAaccattgttttctctgcaatgtcggaggttgaagggaagtatataaaattatgagaggcatagatagggtagacaatcacaactatattcccagggtggaaatgcccaacCCCAGAGGGCGTAGCTACAAGATAAGAGGGGAAATATAATAGAGatgtggggcaagttatttttacacagagggtggtgagtagctggaacgtattgccagggttgctggtggaggcagatacgatagtgatgtttaagaagctgataaataggcacatggatttgcaggaaaTGCAGGGTTATGGAGGCAGATGAAATCAGTGTAGCTAGGTTccctgtttggcacaaacattgtgggatgaagggcccgttcctgtgttgtcctgttctatgttcttataaagcacaaacagcacGGATCTctggggcacaccactagtcacagacctccagtccataaaacaaccttccaccaccacctctgcttccttccatgaagccaattctctgtccAGTCAGCTGGCTTTCCCTGgatccatgcgatctaaccttctggaGCAGCCACTATGCGGAATTTtatcaaaggtttcctgaagtccatacagacaaagtctacagctttgccctcaACCTGTTTGGTTACTTCTGCAAAAGCAATTTTAATAAGCAATTGGTTGAAATTCTCTGCTCTGCTAATTGTTTTATGATTCATAATCAGATTTGAATTTTAATGTTGTGTGAttttctctgccatttcctttatATTGACGTAGTTTGTCCACTTCTACCTCAAACTGAGTGATGTCATGTAAAGGCACCTCACCAAGACTGAATGTTTGTGTTATACGTCTTATTCAGATCTTCCCTCACTTCATCCCAGTCAATGTTCCAGGCTTCATCGATCTCTGCAGGTTTTACTCCATATTTTTCAGCAAACTGCTCATTGAAAGTGTAGAAAACCTTCTTCCAATAGGATGCTGCCTGTGCAGAAATTTCCTGCTGGATGATCCAGGATTTGTAGTAATCATTGACAGTTTGGTAATCCTTGTAAGGTTTCAATTCCCAATTATTGTCGTCATTTCTAAATGATCCATTACCTGCGACTAAAGCTGTGCAGACGTCAGTTACAAGACGTTTGCTCTTCATGGAGCAATATCTACTAAGACCTTCAGGTCTGTGCTGCTTACAAGAGTGCTGTGAATGTACCGGGGTCTCTGAATCACAGAAAACCCCACAGAAAGGACATTTCTTAGTACAATTGAATAACCCTTTGAACAGCTCATCCCTGGGTTTAATGGATAATTCTTCAATCTTTGCTTGGACATCCCAGCCTGTTACGTCACTGAGGAGTCTCTGCTCCACCTCTTCAATAGATGGCAGAACTGCTTCTGCCCATTTCTTGCCATCACCGTCACTGTGAAACAGAACAAGTTTCATTTCATCTTTGGGCATTGAGATCCTGGTCTTTAACTTTTCAACAAACATGTCCAGGAAGCTCTGAACATTTCCAGCAAAGTTCTGCATCACTGCATCCTCAACAATCTCTTTAGCTTTCCCAGTGATCTGTGTGAGGATTCCTTTAGCCAGACGGGTAAACGTGCTCTCTCCATCACGTTgtgtcttgcagtgttcaataacctGGTGATGGAGCCAGTCTTTGGCCAAATTCTCAAGGTCAGTGATATACCGGTGATAGTCATGAAATGTATCCCTTTGTTTCAAGTGCACCAGGAGGGCCACAGTGAAGTTGTTGCGGAGACTGTACTTGCTCTCAGGGTCATTTTGTTTCATATCATCCACGATGTTCACACTGAGAGCCTTGAGGGTGGCGTCTGTGAGAGCTGGCAAGAAACAAGATTGTGCAAACCGTTCTGCTTGTCTCTGGTTCGCATCCTGCTCTGTGTAAATATCAATGAAGAGATCAAAGTATTGACCCTTCATGTTTTCCAGTCTTTGCCGCGGGTCGTGTTTCTGGATGAACCTCGTCTGCATCTCTTGGAATCTTGGTACAGCGAAACCACACAGGTGAAGTTTAAACTCAGCCCTGAATTCCTCACTCATTGTGAAGTTTGGGTGTGAAATATTGTTAATTTTCTCCTGTATAATATTCAAAAGATCAatgcaatatttattgtcataatCCATGTCCATTTTTGTGAGGTCACTGATCCATTGATGGCATTCAAGCTCGAGGGGCTGTATTATCATTGCTGCCCGATCAACATCTGATTGTTTGGCGGATATACTGACTGTTTTAGCACGTCTCGTCCATGTCGTGTTGATGTGTTTTCCTTCAATTTGAAAGCACTGAGTTCCCTTTCTACAGAGAGGTTTTCTTTTTAGCATTTCATTAATCACCCTCCCGTGAGTTGCTGTGTTCTCTCTGAGAAGATTTTCAATCTCCAGTTCGATGTTTCTTTCTCTACAGGGCTGATAGTCCAGCTGTGACAGTGTGTCTTGCCACATCTTTCCAAAGGCAGTTTGCAGTTCCTCGTCACCCAACACCTGATTTGCCCCTTTACACTTTAATAAAAGCTCCTTGACCTGTTGTTCGATCTTCTGGTGAAATTTATTCCAAATATCATCCACTTCCTGCAGTCCCACACGTCTGTTCACGGTATCCTTACATCTCTGTATTGAATCGTCCTGAAGCCGTCTGCATAAACTGGAGATACTGAGCTTGAACTCCTCCCTGTATTTCTCCATCAGCTGCACGTTATTAGCCCCACTTTCAAACAGAGCTTTTAGTTTATCCAGAGTCTCAACCTCCCTTTTGTTAATCTCCTTCATGATCTCACGTTCCAGTGTTTGGAGCAGTTGTTTGAGGTCACCACTGGCATTGTTTATTGTGTTTTCAGCCTTGTTTCCCCAGGAATGTGTGAATTTGCGGAGCTCCCACTCCCAGTCCTTGTACTTCACAGAGAGCTGGTTGTAAGCCTCTGCGAACAGACTGTTCTGGAAGCAGAAAATAAAATTCTCATGTTTCACCTGCTCCCAAAGGCCAGTCATCCATTTGGTAAAGTCTGGGATTGTGAAAGCTCCTTGTTCTAGTTTCCCTTTGAGTAAACATTgaatgagactcttcttcagttggaAGACGTGTTCACTATAGCCAGTGttgacggcagccattgggggtgTACCTTGCCACAGACCAGGGATGTACCAGTTGTCCTTGTCAGCATCATAGTCCATCACATCATGGAACATTACTCCCTCCACCTTCTCCAGTTTTGCTGCAGCCTCTGTCATCTTATCCAGCTGTTCCAGCAGTTTCTGACGGCCTCTCAGATTGTGATCATGTGCACTCACATCTCCAACATTCTGGTGGACAAATATACACTTTGGTTTTTTCCCCGTCTGGTTCGTGCGGAGTAAGGAATGAACAACAATCTGTAAAATATCTTTCATCTCTGCGATGTTTTCCATGCCTATGTTTACCAACGTTATGTTGCTTAATCCCACCACGAATGTTGCCAGCTCATTGTCGTGTTCGTAGCTGTCTGTTAGTGTTGCAAGTTCTGGGGCTCTCAGCCCCTCCGTGTCAATGACCAGGATGAAGTCACAGCCCAGCTCCTCCGCCAGGCTCCCTGTGACCTTCATCAGCTGCATGTAGGCCCCTCGAGTACATCGGCCGCTGCTCACAGCAAACCGCAAACAGAACATTGTATTGAGGAGCGTGGACTTGCCTGTGCTCTGAACTCCAATCACTGTCAGCACAAACACTCGGGAAGCACGTCCCACCTTCTCGGCCACTGCTTCCAGTACAGCAGTGATCCATGAAACAGGAACGTTGGAGACGTCTCCATCAATGAGCTCCAGTGGGAACCCATCCAGCAACAGTTCAGCAGCAACACCCGGTAACTGAAGCACATGTGGGTGGATCTGTATTTGTTGCTTGATGTTGTGTTGTGTCACTGAGAGTTCATAAACCTGGCCCAGTTCCCTCATGAAGTGCTCAAGTCCCAGGGAACTATCAGTCATCTTCTGATCCATGTCCTTCAGCTCCTTGACCTTCTGCTTTGAGTCTTTGCTCAGTTCTTTATAATCCCTGCGCAATCCTGCCATGATTTCCCTTGATTTACTGTCCAGCATCAGCTTCAGCCACTGCAAGGAAATGGCCCTGTCATCCCCACCAGGACATGTGAGGTGGTCAATGAATATCTGCATCTCCTCCGACAGGCTCTGTCTGAGCTGAGCTTCCCGGATTCTTTTCTTGTCTTTGTCCAACTCGTGGTTATACTTCTCTGTGGTTCTGTCCCCACGGAGTTTCATCCGAGACTTCTCTTTCTCAACTTTAGACAGCCCTTGCCAGGGCTCTCCATGAAAGGGCAGCACTCTCTTTTTATACCCAATGATGTCTGCAGGGTCAAGACTGCCCAGTATTTTGGTCAGGTCCTTGGCCCGTTGTATTTCAGGCTGACGTTCATCGACCTGAATCCCACTTTCTCTCGCAATGTCACCCATTTGTTCCAGACTCAGGAAGCTCTGGTCCCCGTCACTCATTAGAATCACTTGTTTTATCTGGAGACGAAGTTTTTCCACAAGTTTGGCCTCGTTTACATTTGTCCGAACAATGCATTGTTTACGCTGTAACTTCTGATCTACAAACAGTTTATTTGCCTGCTCAGGGGTGATGTTAGTGTTCACTATCAGAATGAGTTTTGCCGGTGACTGTGCGAGTGAGGTGAGGAATTCTCTTTCCTTCTCACCGataacgtcaatgaaaataaagagAGCAGCAGAGACTTTTGCCAGAAACCGAGTGTGTCCCTGGTAAGTTTCAGCGTCACCTCGGAGGTTGATGAATGCAGCAGCCTCCGGGAAAATGTTTGTGTTGTTCTTCCCAGAAGGTAGATACCAGCTGATCTCAGCCATCCCATCCGATATCCCACGGGGCACATTCCCACATTCCATctcggagtgcaggaagatgttcTGCTGCAGCTGGGTCTGGCTCAAGGTGAGATTGAGGAGTTTGGATTTAGACACCGTGCATCTTCCGAGTCTGAGGAAGGAGACAGTTGGCACGGGTGCTGTCACGATGGGCATCTCCACAACGGGGCTGCTCGCCTTGGTAGATTGTGGGCACCACATTTTAACAATGGGCCTCATCGCCCAGAGGAGAAGGGTGGCACCAGGCCCTTCCATGGGTCCCCTCACCTTGTCCCTGGGGTAACTGTGACCTTCCGGCAGCAGAAAGGGTAATGCAAGTTGGCACAGAGACATCTTCAGCATCAGTTCCTGCTGGAGAGAGTGGTCGGCACAGAGGAAAATGGCAGCAATGATATCCAGAGGGTTAAACCCAGAATCTCCTGGCCCTTGTGGTTCATCGTCACCATCTTCGTCTTCCGAGGACCGAGCAGGGGGCCATTCAGGATTCCTCGCCAGTGAATTAGCTGAGAGGATCCTTTGGAGAAATCGCCAAGGAAGATCTTCTGGTCGAGTTGGTTTGTTGTCGTCCAGTTTACCCCAGGATACCTCCCGCATGGACGTCAGTGACAGTTTGTGAGGATAATGATCCTGTAAACCCAAATCCCTCACAAGTTCAGAACATTTATTTGC
The sequence above is a segment of the Amblyraja radiata isolate CabotCenter1 chromosome 1, sAmbRad1.1.pri, whole genome shotgun sequence genome. Coding sequences within it:
- the LOC116989020 gene encoding interferon-induced very large GTPase 1-like; the encoded protein is MASVSSTVNSWSENLNPPQLVRDLGLQDHYPHKLSLVSMREVSWGKLDDNKPTRPEDLPWRFLQMILSANSLARNPEWPPHQSLEDKKDDVEDLYDFFEVKGPEISGINPLDIIAAIFLCADHSLQQELMLKMSLCQLALPFLLPEGHSYTRDKVRGPMEGPDATLLLWAMRPIVKMWCPQSPTGSSPVVEMPIVTVTVPTVSFLRLGRCTVSKSKILNLTLSQTQLQQNIFLHSGMECGNVPRGISDGIAEISWYLPSGKSNTDIFPEAAAFINLRGDAETYQGHTRFLAKVSAALFIFIDVIGEKEREFLNSLAQSPAKLFLIVNTNISQQHITPEQVEKLFKDLKLKPQQCIVRTNVNEAELVEELRSQIEQVILVMDGDQSFLSLEQMGDIARESGIQVDEHHPEIQRAKGLTSKPQREVDHGDSWGSEDPSHRHSPGLPQGMTGDPLAGNNFTKLQPQQCVSQTNVSEATLVEKCNSSIQQVTWMRDRDQSFPSLEQTGDIVRESGIRVNEHHPEIQEAKDLTSKPQREADTGDSRQSEDPSHRHSPGLPQGMNSVPQAGNYQSENLSPLQLVRDLGLQDHYPHKLSLTSMREICWDKLDDSKPTRPEDLPWRFLQMILSANSLARNPEWPPAQSSEDEDGDDEPQGPGDSGINPLDIIGAIFLCADHSLQQELMLKMSLCQLALPFLLPEGHSYPRDKVRGPMEGPGATLLLWAMRPIVKMWCPQSPTGNSPVVEMPIVTATVPTVSFLRLGRCTVSKSKLLNLTLSQTQLQQNIFPHSGMECGNVPRGISDGMAEISWYLPSGKSNTDIFPEAAAFINLRGDAETYQGHTRFLAKVSAALFIFIDVIGEKEREFLTSLAQSPAKLFLIVNTNISEHHITPEQVKKLFKDLKLQPQQSIVRTNVNKAKLVEELRSQIQQVILVMDGDQSFLSLEQMGDIARKSGIQVDEHQPEIQRAKDLTSKPQREADHGDSRESEDPSHRHSPGLPQGMAGDPPAGNNQSLNVSPPQTANKCSELVRDLGLQDHYPHKLSLTSMREVSWGKLDDNKPTRPEDLPWRFLQRILSANSLARNPEWPPARSSEDEDGDDEPQGPGDSGFNPLDIIAAIFLCADHSLQQELMLKMSLCQLALPFLLPEGHSYPRDKVRGPMEGPGATLLLWAMRPIVKMWCPQSTKASSPVVEMPIVTAPVPTVSFLRLGRCTVSKSKLLNLTLSQTQLQQNIFLHSEMECGNVPRGISDGMAEISWYLPSGKNNTNIFPEAAAFINLRGDAETYQGHTRFLAKVSAALFIFIDVIGEKEREFLTSLAQSPAKLILIVNTNITPEQANKLFVDQKLQRKQCIVRTNVNEAKLVEKLRLQIKQVILMSDGDQSFLSLEQMGDIARESGIQVDERQPEIQRAKDLTKILGSLDPADIIGYKKRVLPFHGEPWQGLSKVEKEKSRMKLRGDRTTEKYNHELDKDKKRIREAQLRQSLSEEMQIFIDHLTCPGGDDRAISLQWLKLMLDSKSREIMAGLRRDYKELSKDSKQKVKELKDMDQKMTDSSLGLEHFMRELGQVYELSVTQHNIKQQIQIHPHVLQLPGVAAELLLDGFPLELIDGDVSNVPVSWITAVLEAVAEKVGRASRVFVLTVIGVQSTGKSTLLNTMFCLRFAVSSGRCTRGAYMQLMKVTGSLAEELGCDFILVIDTEGLRAPELATLTDSYEHDNELATFVVGLSNITLVNIGMENIAEMKDILQIVVHSLLRTNQTGKKPKCIFVHQNVGDVSAHDHNLRGRQKLLEQLDKMTEAAAKLEKVEGVMFHDVMDYDADKDNWYIPGLWQGTPPMAAVNTGYSEHVFQLKKSLIQCLLKGKLEQGAFTIPDFTKWMTGLWEQVKHENFIFCFQNSLFAEAYNQLSVKYKDWEWELRKFTHSWGNKAENTINNASGDLKQLLQTLEREIMKEINKREVETLDKLKALFESGANNVQLMEKYREEFKLSISSLCRRLQDDSIQRCKDTVNRRVGLQEVDDIWNKFHQKIEQQVKELLLKCKGANQVLGDEELQTAFGKMWQDTLSQLDYQPCRERNIELEIENLLRENTATHGRVINEMLKRKPLCRKGTQCFQIEGKHINTTWTRRAKTVSISAKQSDVDRAAMIIQPLELECHQWISDLTKMDMDYDNKYCIDLLNIIQEKINNISHPNFTMSEEFRAEFKLHLCGFAVPRFQEMQTRFIQKHDPRQRLENMKGQYFDLFIDIYTEQDANQRQAERFAQSCFLPALTDATLKALSVNIVDDMKQNDPESKYSLRNNFTVALLVHLKQRDTFHDYHRYITDLENLAKDWLHHQVIEHCKTQRDGESTFTRLAKGILTQITGKAKEIVEDAVMQNFAGNVQSFLDMFVEKLKTRISMPKDEMKLVLFHSDGDGKKWAEAVLPSIEEVEQRLLSDVTGWDVQAKIEELSIKPRDELFKGLFNCTKKCPFCGVFCDSETPVHSQHSCKQHRPEGLSRYCSMKSKRLVTDVCTALVAGNGSFRNDDNNWELKPYKDYQTVNDYYKSWIIQQEISAQAASYWKKVFYTFNEQFAEKYGVKPAEIDEAWNIDWDEVREDLNKTYNTNIQSW